The region AGGCACGCGGTTCCCGGGCCAGCAGTAGACTCAAGGCATTGATCAGTTGCGCGCTTTGCTGCTGCAGCGGTGCCATGCGCGCTTCGATTTCGGACACTTGGGCTGCGGCTTCCGAGACTTCAAGGTCAGTGGCCACGCCTTCTTTGACCTGCAATTGCGTCAGCTCCAGGCTGCGCCGGGCAATCTGCAGGTTCTGTTGCACCACCCGCAACGCCTGCTGAGTACCCCGCAGCCGAATGTAATGTTGCGCCGTCTGCACGATCACCAGCAATTGCACGCCGTGACGGTCTTCTTCGGCCATCCGCACCGAGGCATCGGCGGCTTCGACCGAACGTTTGACCCGGCCCCAAAGGTCAGCTTCCCAACTGATCCCCAGGCCACCATTCCACAGGCTGAACGCCTGCTTGCCGCTGCGTCCCGAAGGGTCATTCAAGCCGCGCTGAGTATTCCGGCTACGGCTGTAGTCTGCCGAAGCATCCACGGCAGGCAGCGTATCTGCGGCAATCTGGCGCCGGAGCGCCTGGCTCTGCTCCAGCCGGCTGGCGGCCAGTTGCACATCAAAGTTGCGCGCCTGTGCCTCACGCACCAAGGCCGACAATTGCTGATCGCCAAAACTGTCCCACCAACGCGGGTCAACCCTCGACTCCACGCCTTGGCTGTGGCCCTCGGCACTGGCAGTGGGCGCCCAGTGTTCCGCCAGTGGCGTAGCCGGGGTCTGAAAGTCCGGGCCCAGGACACAACCGCTCAGGTTCAACGCGCTGTAACAGGCC is a window of Pseudomonas taetrolens DNA encoding:
- a CDS encoding efflux transporter outer membrane subunit, coding for MKRTLLACAVACYSALNLSGCVLGPDFQTPATPLAEHWAPTASAEGHSQGVESRVDPRWWDSFGDQQLSALVREAQARNFDVQLAASRLEQSQALRRQIAADTLPAVDASADYSRSRNTQRGLNDPSGRSGKQAFSLWNGGLGISWEADLWGRVKRSVEAADASVRMAEEDRHGVQLLVIVQTAQHYIRLRGTQQALRVVQQNLQIARRSLELTQLQVKEGVATDLEVSEAAAQVSEIEARMAPLQQQSAQLINALSLLLAREPRALQQQLQAAAAVPAFGADVPVGLPSELAQRRPDIRRAEARLHAATASIGVARADFYPRITLSGNFGFQAMQLSDLGSWGSRNFAFGPGLSVPLFEGGRLQGALQLQEGRQQEAGITYQKTVLRAWHEVDDALVAYQAGQRRRDSLQQAVEHSQRALGSAQQQYAQGTVDFLNVLTVQNALLANEAALVESTANVSLSLVDLYGALGGGWEAWSEAAVPL